Proteins from one Lachnospiraceae bacterium KGMB03038 genomic window:
- a CDS encoding helix-turn-helix transcriptional regulator, whose amino-acid sequence MKDRIKKLRKELNLNQTEFGERIGVKQGSVAGYESGARTPLDAVISSICKAFNVNEIWLRTGEGEMFIEMDKEAKLMSWAGSVLKSVDDSFKKRFVKMLSELNEKDWETLEKIALKLHEKKD is encoded by the coding sequence TTGAAAGACCGAATAAAAAAGCTTCGCAAAGAACTCAACTTAAACCAGACAGAATTCGGCGAACGCATAGGCGTAAAACAAGGTTCTGTCGCCGGTTATGAATCCGGCGCCCGTACTCCGCTGGACGCTGTCATCTCATCCATATGCAAAGCATTTAATGTCAACGAAATATGGCTCCGTACCGGAGAAGGAGAAATGTTTATAGAAATGGATAAGGAAGCCAAATTAATGAGTTGGGCGGGTTCTGTACTGAAAAGTGTTGATGACTCTTTTAAAAAAAGATTCGTAAAAATGCTTTCTGAATTGAACGAAAAAGACTGGGAGACTCTTGAGAAAATCGCGCTTAAATTACATGAAAAAAAGGACTAG